Proteins encoded in a region of the Megalops cyprinoides isolate fMegCyp1 chromosome 3, fMegCyp1.pri, whole genome shotgun sequence genome:
- the LOC118775441 gene encoding grass carp reovirus (GCRV)-induced gene 2p: MSVKFYGWEVMYDDDQHLQAEQEPKSGRLYTMYHGTKVQVARNIIRDGFRQSADGMLGPGVYVSRNQKKAERYPLNSPVTDRVVLKLRVDVGKVKRIDTDNHPLQKSWHSQGYDTAWVPPNCGMRAVPSGLEEDCVWDPKRVEVVDIALAPNTNILAELQGLIAQKQQQQANAGSTGQTAGAACQVCKKKMLLPHTVQACWGCGENICTLTAKHFCSFRG, from the coding sequence ATGTCGGTCAAGTTTTATGGTTGGGAGGTGATGTATGACGACGACCAGCACCTTCAGGCAGAGCAAGAGCCAAAATCGGGTAGACTCTACACCATGTACCATGGCACTAAGGTGCAGGTAGCCCGCAACATCATACGGGATGGATTCCGCCAGTCAGCCGACGGCATGTTGGGTCCGGGTGTGTATGTAAGCCGCAACCAAAAGAAAGCAGAGCGCTACCCGCTGAACTCCCCTGTCACTGACCGTGTTGTGCTGAAGCTGCGCGTGGACGTGGGAAAAGTCAAACGCATCGACACTGACAACCACCCGCTGCAGAAGAGCTGGCACAGCCAGGGGTATGACACCGCCTGGGTGCCCCCCAATTGCGGCATGAGAGCCGTTCCCAGCGGCTTGGAGGAGGACTGTGTGTGGGACCCCAAGCGAGTGGAGGTGGTCGACATTGCCCTGGCGCCCAACACCAACATCTTGGCAGAACTGCAGGGACTGATCGcccagaaacagcagcagcaggcgaATGCTGGGTCGACCGGCCAGACTGCTGGGGCAGCGTGTCAGGTGTGCAAGAAGAAGATGCTGTTGCCTCACACCGTGCAGGCGTGCTGGGGCTGTGGAGAGAACATATGCACCCTTACAGCCAAACACTTTTGCTCTTTTAGGGGTTGA
- the ufc1 gene encoding ubiquitin-fold modifier-conjugating enzyme 1 yields the protein MADEATRKVVSEIPLLKTSSGPRDKELWVQRLREEYLALIKYVENNKAADNDWFRLESNKEGTRWFGKCWYIHDLLKYEFDMEFDIPVTYPTTAPEVAIPELDGKTAKMYRGGKICLTDHFKPLWARNVPKFGLAHLMALGLGPWLAVEIPDLINKGLIQHKEQQNNS from the exons ATGGCTGACGAAGCGACTCGGAAAGTGGTTTCTGAAATACCGCTTTTGAAAACCAGCTCCGGTCCGAGAGACAAAGAGCTGTGGGtgcagagactgagagaggagtACCTTGCTCTTATAAAA tatgttgaGAATAACAAGGCAGCTGACAACGACTGGTTCCGTCTGGAGTCCAACAAGGAGGGCACCAG GTGGTTTGGAAAATGCTGGTACATTCACGACCTGCTGAAGTATGAGTTTGACATGGAGTTTGAT ATCCCAGTCACATATCCAACCACAGCTCCCGAAGTGGCCATCCCAGAACTGGATGGAAAGACTGCCAAAATGTACAG GGGAGGAAAAATTTGCTTGACAGACCACTTCAAGCCCCTCTGGGCCCGAAATGTGCCCAAGTTTGGACTGGCTCACCTGATGGCACTTGGG CTGGGACCCTGGTTGGCTGTCGAGATACCTGACCTCATCAACAAGGGCCTTATTCAGCACAAGGAGCAACAGAACAACAGTTGA